Proteins co-encoded in one Pseudomonas fluorescens genomic window:
- a CDS encoding YfiR family protein, protein MKLAVWATERVVGSKRALLAVLLCLLTGVAAAQPETPVGMAEQRARSVTQVVLGILSYARWPVEPAQLRLCIVGPTEYTDDLVKGTTQATGRPVTVRRLLADNPSVVSECDAVYIGKLTADERSRLFASLIGHPVLSISEGGDQCTVGSLFCLRVGDEQVSFEVNLDSVARSGVRIHPSVLQLSRRKPAAP, encoded by the coding sequence ATGAAGCTGGCTGTCTGGGCGACAGAGCGCGTAGTTGGCAGCAAGCGAGCGTTGCTTGCCGTTCTGCTCTGTTTGCTCACGGGTGTAGCGGCTGCCCAGCCGGAAACGCCAGTGGGTATGGCTGAGCAAAGGGCCAGGTCGGTCACTCAAGTGGTGCTGGGCATTCTCAGTTATGCGCGCTGGCCGGTCGAACCTGCACAGTTGCGTCTGTGCATCGTCGGTCCCACCGAATACACGGATGATCTGGTGAAAGGCACGACACAGGCGACAGGACGGCCTGTCACCGTGCGTCGTCTGCTGGCAGACAACCCCTCGGTCGTCAGTGAATGCGACGCCGTCTATATCGGCAAACTTACCGCCGATGAACGCAGCCGATTGTTCGCGTCGCTGATTGGCCATCCTGTACTGAGCATCAGCGAGGGCGGCGATCAGTGCACGGTCGGCAGCCTGTTCTGCCTGCGGGTTGGCGACGAGCAGGTGTCTTTCGAAGTCAATCTCGATTCCGTCGCCCGTAGTGGTGTTCGTATTCATCCAAGCGTGCTGCAGTTGTCGCGCCGCAAGCCGGCGGCCCCATGA
- a CDS encoding diguanylate cyclase domain-containing protein: MRRDPSTGRPTLGSVIGRGHLIVALVAVAMASVSLTLLGVLALRVYADHNLHLIARSINYTVEAAVVFNDKAAATEALALIASTEEVADAQVLDSQGQVLAHWQRPENGLFSALEMQVTGAILEKPISLPILHQDHEIGRILLTGHGGSLMRFLLSGLAGIVLCTAISAWVALFLARRQLHGITGPLHSLAAVAHAARSERALDRRVPPAKIAELDNLGNDFNALLDELESWQTHLQNENETLAHQATHDSLTGLPNRAFFEGRLIRALRSASKLNERVAVLFLDSDRFKEINDNFGHAAGDAVLVAVANRVRAQLREEDLVARLGGDEFAVLLTPLHKTEDAERIADKILASMDTPIAVPGDTLVVTSLSIGIAVYPDHGATPGTLLDAADAAMYQAKRLSRGAQFTSGSEHPVDSVQTRS, translated from the coding sequence ATGAGACGTGACCCTTCCACTGGACGTCCGACCCTGGGCTCGGTCATCGGTCGCGGGCATTTGATTGTCGCGCTGGTGGCGGTGGCGATGGCCAGTGTGTCGTTGACCCTGCTCGGCGTCCTGGCGCTGCGGGTCTATGCCGATCACAACCTGCACCTCATCGCCCGCTCGATCAATTACACCGTGGAAGCCGCGGTGGTATTCAACGACAAGGCCGCCGCGACGGAAGCGCTGGCGCTGATCGCCTCGACCGAAGAGGTGGCAGACGCTCAGGTGCTGGACAGTCAGGGTCAAGTGCTGGCGCACTGGCAGCGTCCGGAGAACGGCCTGTTTTCCGCGTTGGAAATGCAAGTGACGGGGGCAATCCTGGAAAAGCCGATCAGTCTGCCGATCCTGCATCAGGATCATGAGATCGGCCGGATTTTGCTGACCGGCCACGGTGGCAGCCTGATGCGCTTTTTGTTGAGCGGACTGGCGGGGATCGTACTCTGCACCGCGATCAGCGCCTGGGTCGCGCTCTTTCTGGCGCGTCGCCAGTTGCACGGAATTACTGGGCCATTGCACAGCCTCGCCGCAGTGGCCCACGCCGCCCGCAGCGAACGTGCGCTGGACCGGCGCGTACCACCGGCGAAAATCGCCGAACTCGACAACCTCGGCAACGACTTCAATGCTCTGCTCGATGAGCTGGAATCGTGGCAGACCCACCTGCAAAACGAGAACGAAACCCTTGCCCACCAAGCGACACACGACAGCCTCACGGGACTGCCCAACCGGGCGTTTTTCGAGGGCCGCCTGATTCGTGCATTGCGCAGCGCCAGCAAACTCAACGAGCGCGTAGCGGTGCTGTTTCTGGACAGTGATCGTTTCAAGGAAATCAATGACAATTTTGGCCACGCGGCCGGCGATGCGGTCTTGGTAGCGGTAGCGAACCGGGTGCGGGCGCAGTTGCGTGAAGAGGATTTGGTAGCGCGTCTGGGCGGTGATGAATTTGCCGTTCTGCTGACACCGTTGCACAAGACCGAAGATGCAGAGCGCATTGCCGACAAGATTCTCGCCAGCATGGACACCCCCATTGCGGTACCGGGCGACACCCTTGTGGTGACCTCGCTCAGTATCGGTATTGCGGTTTACCCCGATCATGGCGCCACGCCCGGCACCTTGCTCGATGCGGCCGACGCCGCGATGTATCAAGCCAAGCGCCTGTCCCGTGGCGCCCAATTCACCTCCGGGTCGGAGCACCCGGTCGATTCCGTTCAAACCAGGAGCTGA
- a CDS encoding OmpA family protein — protein MPVFSIAVRLFSTLLLTAMLALTGCQTAPQKGLTPAQIAVLKQQGFELTDDGWEFGLSGKVLFGSDVESLNKQSTEIVERIGKALLGVGIERVRVDGHTDASGKESYNQQLSLRRAKSVGKVLTSVGMKEENIQLQGLGSREPVASNDTAAGRTENRRVSIVVSAD, from the coding sequence ATGCCCGTGTTCTCGATTGCCGTTCGACTGTTTTCCACTCTATTGCTGACGGCCATGCTGGCCCTGACCGGATGCCAGACCGCTCCGCAAAAAGGCCTGACACCGGCGCAGATTGCTGTGCTCAAGCAGCAAGGCTTTGAGCTGACCGATGACGGCTGGGAGTTCGGCCTGTCGGGCAAAGTGTTGTTTGGCAGCGATGTCGAAAGCCTGAACAAGCAAAGTACCGAAATCGTCGAGCGTATCGGCAAAGCGTTGCTGGGTGTCGGCATCGAACGGGTACGGGTGGATGGCCACACCGATGCCTCGGGCAAGGAATCCTACAACCAGCAGCTGTCTTTGCGCCGGGCAAAAAGTGTCGGCAAAGTGCTGACGTCGGTCGGCATGAAGGAAGAGAACATCCAGCTGCAAGGCCTTGGCAGCCGCGAACCGGTGGCCTCCAACGACACCGCCGCCGGCCGCACCGAAAACCGCCGGGTGTCGATCGTGGTCAGCGCCGACTAG
- a CDS encoding LysR family transcriptional regulator has product MQKNITSLGSLNWDDLKFFLEVARTRKASTAAKRLAVDYTTVSRRISSLEAALGTLLFEKSRTSGFVLTAEGQRLLSYAESIESTLHMACEQVSGSGVALSGHVRMGCTEGFGSFFITPQLSHFVDAYPAISVDILPLPHFISLSKREADIVIALERPEHGPYVCCKLCDYRLQLYATQEYLDKHPPIRRPADLGKHQFISYVDDLAFSSELLYLANVLPGASANLRSTSVIAQFVAAQQGRSLAILPCFLAAQDPRLLPVLPEEIDITRQFWMYCREDLRKLKRITLLWDYIREVTERNQSLLMGQTREMQFAD; this is encoded by the coding sequence ATGCAAAAAAACATCACGTCTCTAGGTTCGCTGAACTGGGACGACCTCAAGTTTTTCCTCGAAGTCGCCCGTACCCGCAAGGCCAGCACAGCGGCCAAACGCCTGGCGGTGGACTACACCACCGTGTCGCGGCGGATCAGTTCGCTGGAAGCGGCGCTCGGCACCTTGCTGTTCGAAAAGTCGCGCACCAGCGGTTTCGTGCTGACTGCCGAAGGCCAGCGTCTGCTGAGCTATGCCGAATCGATCGAAAGCACACTGCACATGGCCTGCGAGCAGGTGTCCGGCTCTGGCGTCGCGCTGTCCGGGCATGTGCGGATGGGCTGCACCGAAGGTTTCGGCAGCTTCTTCATCACCCCGCAGTTAAGCCACTTCGTCGACGCCTACCCGGCAATCTCGGTGGACATCCTGCCGCTGCCACACTTCATCAGCCTGTCCAAACGCGAGGCGGACATCGTCATCGCCCTCGAACGCCCGGAGCACGGGCCGTATGTGTGCTGCAAACTCTGCGACTACCGCTTGCAGCTCTACGCGACCCAGGAATATCTGGACAAACACCCGCCGATCCGCCGCCCCGCCGACCTGGGCAAGCATCAATTCATCAGTTACGTGGATGACCTGGCGTTCAGCTCGGAGCTGCTCTATCTGGCAAACGTGCTGCCCGGCGCCAGCGCCAATTTGCGCAGCACCAGCGTGATCGCGCAATTCGTGGCGGCGCAGCAGGGGCGCTCACTGGCGATTCTGCCGTGCTTCCTCGCGGCCCAGGACCCGCGCCTGTTGCCGGTATTGCCGGAGGAAATCGACATTACCCGGCAGTTCTGGATGTACTGCCGGGAGGATTTGCGCAAGCTCAAGCGGATCACCCTGTTGTGGGATTACATCCGCGAAGTGACCGAGCGCAATCAGTCGCTGTTGATGGGGCAAACGCGGGAGATGCAGTTTGCCGACTAG